DNA sequence from the Parasphingorhabdus cellanae genome:
CTCAAGCGAAAAATGGGTGAAGCTGTGCTGAACGACATTTTCATGAAGCTGCCAATCGCCGTCTAGCGGCGGCTTGCCATGACCATCGGTTCCCGCCGCCCAATTGTCGTCCGGCAGGGCGCGCATCGAACCCAGCATGCCCTTTGGCGGGCGCGTGACGAGCAGTAATTTCTCATCCTGTTCGATCCAGAAAAACCGCCCCTTACGCACCGGCTTTGCTTTTTTCGGCGGCTTGACCGGATAGCGCTCCTGATCCCCCGCAGCATAGGCCGCACAATGCTCTTGCAGCGGACAGATACCACATTTGGGCGCTTTGGCGCTGCATATGCTGGCACCGATATCCATACAGGCTTGCGCAAAATCCCCAGCGCCGTCTTTGGGCGTCAAAGCATCCATTCCCATGCGAATATCCGCCTTGCCCTTTGGCAGCGGTCTATCAATGGCAAAAAGCCGCGCGACCAGCCGTTCAATATTGGCATCGACAACGACCGCGCGCTGCCCAAAGGCAATCGCCGCTATGGCCGCAGCTGTATAGGCGCCAACCCCCGGCAGCTTTAGCAATTCTGCTTCCTGCGAGGGAAACATCCCGTCCAGTTGCTCGGTCACATGGCGCGCGCATTTGTGCAGGTTCCGCGCCCGCGCATAATAGCCGAGCCCCGCCCATGCGGCGAGCACATCGGCTTCATCAGCAGCGGCCAAATCCGCAACCGTCGGCCAGCGCTGGGTGAATTTTTGGAAATAGGCGATCACCGCAGCCACGGTCGTCTGCTGCAACATCACTTCGGACATCCAGACATGATAAGGGTCGGGCAACATACCGCTCACCGAAAGCTTGGGCGGGACCCGCCAAGGCAGATTACGGGCGTTATCCACATAATGTGCACTGATTTTGGCGGTGATATCCTGCGCTTCACCGGTTATTCTGTCGACGCCCATGGGGTGCCTATGCCATGATGCGGCGCTATGGCGAAGGAAAATAGTCCGGATGGTGAAAAGCCCAAGCGCAAAAGCGCCAAGCGTCCATCGACGGCCAAAAAATTCAGCAAATACCAAAGGCCGCGCGGCGGCGATGCGCGCAGTATTTCCGACCTGATGCCAGAGATCGGCCGCGCCGCTTTTCGCCGCTATGGTTTCATTCAAAGCTCGGTAGTCAGCCGCTGGCCGGAAATCGTAGGAGAACGCTATGCGGGCGTGTCTTTGCCCGAATCAATCCGCTTTCCCCGCGGTGAAAAAGAGGGCGGAACGCTTCACCTGCTGGTTTCCGGGGCGCATTCAACCTTGATGCAACATATTACACCGGAGATTATCGAGCGAGTGAATCGCTTTTTCGGCTATGGCGCAATTAGTCAGGTGCGATTCAGGCAAGGACCAGTAAATTCGGCTAAAGACCCTGAAAAACCAAGGGAAAAACGGGTCACACCGCCGCCGTCACTAAAACCCGCGCCGATAGAATTGGGCGACAGTCTGCGCGATATTGGTGACCCGGAATTGAACAGGGTGCTGGAATCCCTGGCAACAGCTATTGCCAAGTCGGAAGGGGCTCCGCAAATAGAGAAACCGAAGCCGATTGCCATCTTGGGGAAAATCGGCGGAAGCGACAGGCGAAAGCCGAACAAGGAAAAGGACAGCACATGAAGTTTGGAAGCGCGTATCTTGCTTCAGCGGCACTGGGGGCAGCGACTATGGTTGCGGCACCGGCGGTCGCCCAATCACAGACAGAACAAACCGATTGGACGCAGCGCATCACAATGTCTGATCAGGGCGGCCATATCATGGGCAATCCCTTGGCCAAGCATCGGCTCACCGAATATATGAGCTATACCTGCAATCACTGCGCGAATTTTGAAGCAGAATCGCACGACCCGCTTAAATCCGGCTTTGTGAATAAGGGCCATGTCAGCTTTGAAGTGCGCAATCTGGTCCTCAACCCGATTGACCTCACCGCAGCCATGCTGGCGCGCTGCGGCGGACGCACCAAGTTTTTCGGCAATCACCGCGCATTGCTGATTGCCCAGGAAAGCTGGGTGAAAACATTTCAGTCCTCATCCCCTAAGGTTATGAAATCATTGAGCGAAGGCACAGTCCCTGAGCGGCTGAAGAAGATTGCCAAGGCGGCAGATTTTTATGGTCTCATGAAGAAACGCGGCTATTCGAACGGACAGGTTGATGCCTGCCTCTCGGACAAATCAGCGCAGGACGCGATTTTGGGTATGACCAAATATGCGACGCAAACATTGAAACTGTCCAGCACGCCAAGCTTTACGTTAAACGACAAACCCGTCGACAAGGTTCACAGCTGGGCGCGTTTACGCCCAACTCTTGTGGCCTTAGCCGAATAAACATCATAAATTATTGGAATAACAGGAAATATATCATGTCTAAATCACTCTATTTTGCACCGATCGCTCTGGCACTTGCACTGACCGCATGTGGCGAAAGTGCTGAGACAACCGAAGGCGGCGCGACCTCAGGTGACGCGTTGGAGACGGTGGCGGCACCGGAAGGTCAGCAATGGTCCACCACGGTTTCGCAAACCGAGGCGGGTGGATATGTGATGGGCAATCCCGATGCGCCGATTAAACTGGTTGAATATATGTCGATTACCTGCGGGGTTTGCGCCACTTTCGGAGAGGAAGCATTTACCAGTATCCGCGACGATTATGTTGAATCCGGCCGGGTAAGCTTTGAAATCCGGAATTTTGTCCGCGATCCACTGGACCTGACGGCAGCCATATTGTCGCGTTGTAGCGGCGAGGGACCTTATTTCGCGCTGACCAAACAAGCCTTGAGCAATCAAGGCCCGATGTTTGAAAAAGCCCAAGGAATGGGAGAACCGACGTATAACAGCATCTTGCAATCAGCGCCGAATGAACGGTTTGTCAAACTGGCCGAACAGCTTGATCTGATAAGCTTTTTTCAGCAGCTCGGTGTATCGGAGGATCAGGCTAAAGCGTGCCTGAGCGAAGAAGCAACCGCTGAAAAACTCATG
Encoded proteins:
- the mutY gene encoding A/G-specific adenine glycosylase, which produces MGVDRITGEAQDITAKISAHYVDNARNLPWRVPPKLSVSGMLPDPYHVWMSEVMLQQTTVAAVIAYFQKFTQRWPTVADLAAADEADVLAAWAGLGYYARARNLHKCARHVTEQLDGMFPSQEAELLKLPGVGAYTAAAIAAIAFGQRAVVVDANIERLVARLFAIDRPLPKGKADIRMGMDALTPKDGAGDFAQACMDIGASICSAKAPKCGICPLQEHCAAYAAGDQERYPVKPPKKAKPVRKGRFFWIEQDEKLLLVTRPPKGMLGSMRALPDDNWAAGTDGHGKPPLDGDWQLHENVVQHSFTHFSLEVDLAVYQSEKIVINTGDNKSTEVGLKPDDMLWWPLDGIEDAGLPTLFAKAVRWAVKQKLKE
- a CDS encoding DUF721 domain-containing protein, with translation MAKENSPDGEKPKRKSAKRPSTAKKFSKYQRPRGGDARSISDLMPEIGRAAFRRYGFIQSSVVSRWPEIVGERYAGVSLPESIRFPRGEKEGGTLHLLVSGAHSTLMQHITPEIIERVNRFFGYGAISQVRFRQGPVNSAKDPEKPREKRVTPPPSLKPAPIELGDSLRDIGDPELNRVLESLATAIAKSEGAPQIEKPKPIAILGKIGGSDRRKPNKEKDST
- a CDS encoding thioredoxin domain-containing protein — translated: MKFGSAYLASAALGAATMVAAPAVAQSQTEQTDWTQRITMSDQGGHIMGNPLAKHRLTEYMSYTCNHCANFEAESHDPLKSGFVNKGHVSFEVRNLVLNPIDLTAAMLARCGGRTKFFGNHRALLIAQESWVKTFQSSSPKVMKSLSEGTVPERLKKIAKAADFYGLMKKRGYSNGQVDACLSDKSAQDAILGMTKYATQTLKLSSTPSFTLNDKPVDKVHSWARLRPTLVALAE
- a CDS encoding DsbA family protein; the protein is MSKSLYFAPIALALALTACGESAETTEGGATSGDALETVAAPEGQQWSTTVSQTEAGGYVMGNPDAPIKLVEYMSITCGVCATFGEEAFTSIRDDYVESGRVSFEIRNFVRDPLDLTAAILSRCSGEGPYFALTKQALSNQGPMFEKAQGMGEPTYNSILQSAPNERFVKLAEQLDLISFFQQLGVSEDQAKACLSEEATAEKLMADTQAAVDDFDVQGTPTFLLNGQKIEGTSWALVETKLKEAGAR